A window of the Bdellovibrio svalbardensis genome harbors these coding sequences:
- a CDS encoding AgmX/PglI C-terminal domain-containing protein → MRSPIIFRIFKDNQLVGVKQFDQDQIVIGHDADVNVDLDSDQVSPIHCMIERRDNGFYICDLGSQSGTFKNGQAVLDESISTGDELSVGPFKISFFVGVPKPKTIPGAVTTEAVASVAATPVMPTSKPETNMPPAAVVKTEEIKATPAIPVEAPRVEEKPAIPVTPVRPEIKAGHVQFKKKKSVKTFAPPSEIQDLKTYLKPGKGAVVQVIVAWKERILTTYHFKGTNPVKVNVGGDRQVALPDGLAPKGFALLDFTGGLKINTTADMNIEMVSAAGLQQVDDLTRTGKAQRGGAGHTVRLDQNEMLCVTLPGGNLTLYVRYVPQGPVVPMLPSMMLSGSELTGLVMSVVMVSLLALYISATTPKDWQENKQEDVQRIAQVIFNKTPAPTPPPPAPKPTPTPPPPEAVTPPPPEKKVVVADANKEAQRKGPQAPAAAQSQVAARANEVAPKPNAKDRTKKFTSTRQGGAVKMGNTAGANAQSANKDLSKVGLFSAFGGGGNRANIDKAYSGAGEVLGMADKASGASGFNENRAGDDLGSKFKDAGAGGKGTATQGIAGIGTKGRSSGQSAYGAADGFGSKSSVAIAGGGMEESFDATIDKEAIRRVIRAKLHEVKSCYERALNTLEKGRKLEGKVVLGWEIIEKGQARNVSIKSSSLNNSVVENCIRDRLASWIFPEPPQGLVAEVKAYPFVFNQQN, encoded by the coding sequence TTGAGATCGCCGATAATATTTAGAATTTTTAAAGATAATCAGCTTGTTGGTGTAAAGCAGTTCGATCAAGATCAAATCGTGATCGGACATGATGCTGACGTGAATGTGGATTTGGATTCCGATCAGGTTTCGCCGATTCACTGTATGATTGAACGTCGTGATAACGGCTTCTACATTTGTGACTTGGGTTCTCAGTCGGGAACATTCAAAAATGGACAGGCCGTCCTTGATGAAAGCATCTCTACGGGGGATGAACTTTCAGTGGGGCCTTTCAAAATTTCATTCTTTGTTGGCGTTCCAAAGCCAAAGACTATTCCTGGAGCGGTGACGACTGAAGCTGTGGCATCGGTTGCAGCAACTCCGGTTATGCCAACTTCAAAGCCGGAGACGAATATGCCACCGGCGGCGGTTGTCAAAACTGAAGAGATCAAGGCGACTCCGGCTATTCCGGTGGAAGCTCCTAGAGTCGAAGAGAAGCCAGCAATCCCGGTGACTCCGGTTCGACCTGAGATCAAGGCTGGTCATGTTCAGTTTAAGAAAAAGAAATCAGTCAAGACTTTTGCACCTCCAAGTGAGATTCAAGATCTTAAGACTTATTTGAAGCCCGGCAAGGGCGCGGTCGTTCAAGTCATCGTTGCTTGGAAAGAACGCATTCTTACTACATATCACTTCAAGGGGACAAACCCGGTGAAGGTGAACGTTGGTGGTGACCGCCAAGTGGCTTTGCCTGATGGCTTGGCTCCAAAAGGTTTCGCTCTTCTTGATTTTACTGGCGGTCTTAAAATCAATACGACTGCTGACATGAATATTGAAATGGTTTCAGCGGCGGGTTTGCAGCAGGTCGATGACCTCACCCGTACTGGAAAAGCACAACGCGGTGGTGCGGGGCATACAGTTCGCCTCGATCAAAATGAAATGCTTTGTGTGACTTTGCCAGGTGGAAATCTGACCCTTTATGTTCGTTACGTACCGCAAGGGCCAGTGGTTCCAATGTTGCCTTCTATGATGCTATCCGGCTCTGAGCTGACAGGTTTGGTGATGTCTGTGGTGATGGTGTCTCTGTTGGCACTGTATATTTCAGCAACCACTCCGAAAGATTGGCAGGAGAATAAGCAGGAGGATGTTCAAAGGATTGCCCAGGTCATATTCAATAAGACCCCGGCACCGACTCCGCCACCTCCAGCACCGAAGCCTACTCCGACGCCTCCACCGCCAGAGGCGGTGACGCCGCCACCTCCTGAAAAGAAAGTGGTCGTTGCGGATGCAAATAAGGAAGCGCAACGAAAAGGGCCTCAGGCTCCGGCGGCAGCGCAAAGCCAAGTGGCAGCGCGTGCTAATGAAGTGGCGCCAAAACCAAATGCCAAGGATCGTACGAAGAAGTTCACATCGACTCGTCAGGGTGGAGCCGTCAAAATGGGTAACACCGCTGGGGCGAATGCACAGTCTGCCAACAAAGATCTTTCTAAAGTGGGACTGTTCAGCGCATTCGGGGGCGGTGGAAATCGCGCCAACATCGACAAAGCTTACTCGGGAGCAGGCGAAGTTTTGGGAATGGCTGATAAGGCGTCCGGTGCTTCGGGCTTCAATGAAAATCGTGCAGGCGATGACCTGGGTTCTAAGTTTAAAGATGCGGGTGCTGGCGGCAAGGGAACTGCAACTCAGGGTATTGCCGGCATTGGAACCAAAGGACGGTCTTCAGGTCAATCTGCCTACGGTGCGGCTGATGGTTTCGGTTCGAAAAGCTCTGTCGCCATTGCGGGTGGTGGAATGGAAGAATCGTTCGATGCGACCATTGATAAAGAAGCGATTCGTCGTGTGATCCGTGCAAAACTTCATGAAGTAAAAAGTTGCTACGAAAGAGCGCTGAATACTTTGGAGAAGGGCCGCAAACTTGAAGGTAAAGTCGTCTTGGGATGGGAGATCATCGAAAAAGGACAAGCTCGTAATGTCAGCATTAAGAGTTCGTCTTTGAACAACTCCGTGGTCGAGAATTGTATCCGCGACCGTCTGGCAAGTTGGATTTTCCCAGAGCCTCCGCAAGGCCTTGTGGCTGAAGTGAAAGCGTACCCATTCGTATTTAATCAGCAGAATTAG
- a CDS encoding tetratricopeptide repeat protein, whose product MNRINKSLTLIALYASVVACSSSPTKETKTDSVSSTRVTEAPVIQKDEPAPVAAAEPEPEKPKAPLAPSQYAGLNEAIKSQSDERIYSTATQILAQSSNDAKALNALSMYHYKKGRFDLSRYLLNKAITASPKTAELYSNLGIVQLAQNERREAVKSFRKALDIDNDDAVAAANLGAIYVQDRDFAKAGIVLETAYRKGVRDPRVLNNYAIALTANGKTEKAEDLYKSILKDNSSNKEAMYNYAVLLVERMGKYQEGLDLINRLKFVGGPADTRNKIIALETKAKAGLK is encoded by the coding sequence ATGAACAGAATTAATAAATCTCTGACACTCATTGCCTTGTATGCCTCGGTGGTGGCTTGTTCTTCGAGTCCTACTAAAGAGACTAAGACAGATTCAGTAAGCTCTACAAGGGTTACTGAGGCGCCTGTGATTCAAAAAGACGAGCCAGCACCCGTTGCTGCCGCAGAGCCCGAGCCTGAAAAGCCGAAGGCTCCTTTGGCACCATCGCAATATGCAGGTCTGAATGAGGCGATTAAGTCCCAGAGTGATGAGCGAATCTACTCCACGGCAACACAGATCTTGGCTCAGTCGTCGAATGATGCAAAAGCCTTGAATGCGCTATCGATGTATCACTATAAAAAAGGCCGCTTCGATCTTTCGCGCTATCTTCTTAATAAGGCAATCACTGCAAGTCCGAAGACGGCAGAATTGTATTCAAACCTTGGTATAGTCCAGTTGGCGCAAAATGAGCGCCGTGAGGCTGTAAAGTCATTCCGTAAAGCTTTGGATATCGACAATGATGATGCGGTAGCGGCTGCAAATCTTGGCGCAATTTACGTTCAAGATCGCGACTTTGCAAAAGCGGGAATTGTGCTGGAAACAGCCTACAGAAAGGGCGTTCGCGATCCTCGCGTTCTAAATAATTATGCCATTGCATTGACTGCCAACGGTAAGACAGAAAAAGCAGAAGATCTTTATAAGAGTATTCTCAAAGATAATTCGAGCAACAAGGAAGCGATGTACAACTATGCGGTGCTGTTGGTGGAACGCATGGGAAAATACCAAGAAGGTTTAGATCTGATTAACAGACTAAAGTTTGTAGGTGGACCAGCAGATACTCGCAATAAAATTATTGCTTTGGAAACTAAGGCGAAAGCTGGTTTAAAATAG
- a CDS encoding tetratricopeptide repeat protein produces the protein MKFNWLTIRLRRSNYHHLLATSLLSVLFMSPVAHAKKKTVGELLSQANQGTSGKAQMSKTDTSLPSASLGFSQPVNTVNLESVKPPRSSEIMKRDSGSGDKIKYERILDQQIQELYKLTQKFKTSPNRGELWLRLAELYVEKASLIDGRKQDEYDAKLRAFQSGKLKTKPVLNTAEAREYNKKAVQLYEWFQRDFPRDEKMSQALFFLGYNYFELGEVKQGAHYYEELTRRFPNSAFVGEAHFALAEYYFENERWAQAYKEYTPLIKDKRHRLHTFALYKGAWCLFRLDRVQQGMGYLEYIIKTGRAETGEQVAGAKVVNRTRLEGEALRDIVTFYAEGGDPAKAASYFKGLVNGDTNPYLERLAYQYADRGNKDASRDVFKLLITQNPNSPKAFEYQYQIVQNYYYGKNNNRFKDELYSWVKDFDANGSWYAANKGNSELIENSNKLRETTLRNYVLQQHQTAQNSRAPYSQGQANEGYLLYLKEFPNSGSASDMHFYYGELLYDMQRYDEAAMQYKWVVDNTPQSKFYGKAAQNLILSVERSIPSDQEMQKRVGNSVDPIPLEPKVERFISAGKWYVEKFPNSEKSTEIKFRIGRLYYQSNHFDEATKYFREIVQQSPNTKYAEYSANLLLDIYNLKKDYAGLEKVGVELLAVPSIASSKAGADIRGVIEKASFKRGQDLELEKKYGESAQVFESFAKQNPKSTLATTAMFNAGVNFDRAGMTGPAISAYQGVLNSKDPAADKFKSKARRLLAKQYQDSAQFEEAAKLYKSSAQENPTDPLSANLMFNAAVLYEALGKSDEAIRAYTDFTKMNKKHSDNVEVTFSMAQIHRKAGQNGAAIARYTEYVEGGGRSPEKVVEAAYWVSELYSKQRSITKAKEWKQKTLAIQKRLAPNKKGPGAAYAAKLKLEEAMGTFSEMKAINFPKDPARQKAAADKKVNLLAKLSGELVEVIKFDSAEEIVSALTVLGEANQNMAQAIINAPLPSGLNAEETKQYRAGVEKFAEPFNAKAKDSFKAAVERGWELEVYNDSYRTAYEYMNRIDAKTYYNGGEISSDIRLVNWIGQ, from the coding sequence ATGAAATTCAACTGGCTTACAATCCGACTCCGTCGGAGTAACTATCACCATCTTCTTGCTACAAGTCTTCTTTCTGTGCTGTTCATGAGCCCGGTGGCTCATGCTAAGAAAAAAACAGTCGGGGAGCTGCTGTCTCAAGCCAATCAAGGCACTAGCGGTAAAGCGCAGATGTCGAAAACGGACACATCATTGCCATCGGCAAGCCTTGGTTTTAGTCAGCCTGTGAATACGGTGAATCTTGAATCTGTTAAGCCGCCACGTTCTTCAGAAATCATGAAGCGCGACAGTGGCAGCGGAGATAAAATTAAGTATGAACGCATCTTGGATCAGCAGATTCAAGAGCTGTACAAATTGACCCAAAAGTTTAAAACCAGCCCCAATCGTGGTGAGTTGTGGCTGCGCTTGGCAGAGCTTTATGTTGAGAAAGCCAGTTTGATCGACGGGCGGAAGCAGGACGAATACGATGCCAAACTTCGTGCTTTCCAATCAGGAAAGTTGAAAACCAAGCCAGTTTTGAACACGGCTGAGGCGCGTGAGTATAATAAAAAGGCCGTGCAGCTTTATGAGTGGTTCCAGCGCGATTTCCCTCGCGACGAAAAAATGAGCCAGGCCTTGTTCTTCTTGGGCTACAATTACTTTGAATTGGGTGAGGTCAAACAAGGCGCTCACTACTATGAAGAGTTGACCCGGCGTTTCCCGAATTCGGCTTTTGTCGGCGAAGCTCATTTTGCCCTGGCTGAATACTATTTTGAAAATGAAAGATGGGCGCAAGCTTACAAAGAGTACACACCGCTCATTAAAGATAAAAGACATCGTCTGCACACTTTTGCCCTATACAAGGGTGCATGGTGTTTGTTCCGTTTGGATCGTGTTCAACAAGGTATGGGATATCTTGAGTACATCATTAAAACAGGCAGAGCGGAAACTGGCGAGCAAGTGGCAGGTGCGAAGGTTGTTAATCGCACTCGTTTGGAGGGGGAAGCCCTTCGTGATATCGTGACTTTCTATGCTGAGGGCGGCGATCCGGCGAAAGCGGCATCTTACTTTAAGGGCTTGGTCAACGGTGATACCAATCCTTACTTGGAAAGATTGGCGTATCAATACGCGGACCGAGGCAACAAAGACGCCTCTCGCGATGTCTTCAAGCTATTGATCACACAAAATCCGAATTCTCCGAAGGCCTTTGAATATCAATATCAAATCGTTCAAAACTACTACTACGGTAAGAACAACAATCGTTTCAAAGACGAGCTTTACAGTTGGGTCAAAGACTTTGATGCTAACGGATCTTGGTATGCTGCAAATAAAGGGAACTCGGAGTTGATCGAAAATTCGAACAAGCTTCGTGAAACCACTTTGCGCAACTACGTTTTGCAACAGCATCAGACCGCCCAGAATTCGCGAGCTCCCTACTCTCAAGGGCAAGCTAATGAAGGCTATTTGTTATATTTAAAAGAATTTCCAAATTCAGGATCTGCATCAGACATGCACTTCTACTACGGGGAATTGCTTTACGATATGCAGAGATACGACGAAGCAGCGATGCAATACAAGTGGGTCGTGGATAACACGCCACAGAGCAAGTTCTATGGCAAAGCGGCGCAGAACTTAATCCTGTCAGTTGAAAGAAGTATTCCATCCGACCAAGAGATGCAAAAACGTGTGGGCAACTCGGTCGATCCAATTCCTTTGGAACCTAAAGTCGAACGCTTCATTTCTGCCGGCAAATGGTATGTCGAGAAGTTCCCGAACTCTGAAAAATCGACAGAGATCAAATTCCGTATTGGCCGCTTGTATTATCAAAGCAATCACTTTGATGAGGCGACCAAATATTTCCGAGAGATCGTTCAACAAAGTCCAAATACAAAATATGCGGAATACTCTGCCAATCTTCTACTGGATATTTACAACTTGAAGAAAGACTATGCAGGTCTTGAAAAAGTGGGTGTTGAACTTCTGGCTGTTCCTTCGATTGCTTCGTCAAAGGCGGGAGCGGACATCCGCGGGGTGATTGAAAAAGCCTCCTTTAAGCGTGGTCAGGATTTGGAGCTCGAGAAGAAATATGGCGAGAGTGCTCAAGTCTTTGAGTCTTTTGCGAAACAGAATCCAAAATCAACTTTGGCAACAACGGCTATGTTCAATGCTGGGGTTAACTTCGATAGAGCCGGGATGACGGGGCCAGCGATTTCCGCTTACCAAGGGGTGCTCAACTCCAAAGATCCAGCGGCAGACAAGTTTAAGTCCAAGGCTCGTCGTTTACTTGCAAAGCAATACCAGGATTCCGCGCAGTTTGAGGAAGCAGCAAAGCTCTACAAGTCATCTGCTCAAGAAAACCCGACTGATCCATTGTCGGCGAACTTGATGTTTAATGCGGCTGTTCTTTATGAAGCTTTGGGTAAATCTGATGAAGCTATTCGCGCTTATACTGATTTTACCAAAATGAACAAAAAGCACTCAGACAACGTGGAAGTGACATTTAGTATGGCGCAGATTCACCGTAAAGCTGGACAAAACGGCGCGGCGATTGCTCGTTACACCGAATATGTCGAAGGCGGAGGCCGCAGTCCTGAGAAGGTCGTTGAGGCGGCCTACTGGGTGAGCGAACTCTACAGCAAGCAAAGATCCATCACGAAAGCAAAAGAGTGGAAGCAAAAAACCTTGGCGATTCAAAAGCGTTTGGCTCCGAATAAAAAAGGTCCAGGGGCAGCTTACGCGGCGAAGTTGAAATTGGAAGAGGCGATGGGAACATTCTCTGAAATGAAAGCTATCAACTTCCCGAAAGATCCGGCCAGACAAAAAGCGGCTGCAGACAAAAAAGTCAATTTGCTGGCGAAGCTTTCTGGCGAACTTGTCGAAGTGATCAAATTTGACAGTGCGGAAGAGATTGTGAGTGCATTGACAGTGTTGGGTGAAGCCAATCAAAACATGGCTCAGGCTATCATCAATGCACCACTACCATCAGGATTGAATGCGGAAGAGACAAAGCAGTATAGAGCGGGCGTCGAGAAGTTTGCGGAACCTTTCAATGCAAAAGCTAAAGACAGCTTCAAAGCTGCAGTAGAGCGTGGATGGGAGCTTGAGGTTTACAACGACTCTTATCGCACGGCTTATGAATACATGAATAGAATTGATGCAAAGACTTACTATAATGGCGGGGAAATCAGCTCTGATATCCGTCTTGTGAATTGGATAGGTCAGTAA
- a CDS encoding tetratricopeptide repeat protein has product MRKLLLLLISTSLIMPLASSAQPGKKSLKQAPKRTASAGAGNSRESQLKFQLSNALRQAQSGQYEAAANSLFSLARRPELASERAQIKYILGTMLMELKLYQTAAFQFVDVIRMNHPKYSKQAIEKLSIVADSLGDDTILNYAISRVDVTDIPPNQKDMINFRLGEIKLRNREYAKAQDLFNRVGPGSSYYFQALFNKGLAEMEANQPAIAVGTYNKMLDARRKAPVTDPNRVEAQLALARALYQKQDWEAAIEAYSQVPRDTVMWHDAVFEQSWAMLRAARFRSALSNFQTLHSAYYEDFYMPESLLLRSIVYLYICKYDEMEKVLGLFEKTYGPVRTKIGDFLKSSGEPTMYYNEVEKAYSMKNSDKTAALRLPYIVLKNVLDQGDVKRSIHYLEKLAQEKARVESNYAFKASSLGQYSLKIIANRSKNTKLAIGEMVKAHLQNMRVELRDLYEQAGFIRYEMINGRKESIKKKIAGKDIGDGQIDEKIDRQFYIQNGYQYYPFQGEYWLDEVGNYHYLGKQSCE; this is encoded by the coding sequence ATGAGAAAACTATTATTACTCCTGATTTCTACAAGTTTGATTATGCCTTTGGCTTCTTCAGCGCAGCCTGGAAAGAAGAGCTTGAAACAAGCTCCCAAAAGGACTGCTTCTGCAGGGGCGGGTAACTCACGCGAGAGCCAGTTGAAATTCCAATTGAGCAATGCTCTTCGTCAGGCGCAAAGTGGTCAGTACGAGGCGGCAGCCAACTCACTGTTCTCTTTGGCGCGCCGACCTGAATTGGCTTCTGAGCGAGCGCAAATCAAGTACATCTTGGGGACGATGTTGATGGAGCTGAAGCTTTATCAAACTGCGGCCTTCCAATTTGTCGATGTGATCCGTATGAATCATCCCAAATATTCCAAGCAAGCGATCGAAAAACTTTCAATCGTAGCGGACAGCTTGGGTGATGATACGATCCTAAACTATGCGATTTCTCGTGTTGATGTGACCGACATTCCACCGAATCAGAAAGATATGATCAACTTCCGTTTGGGCGAGATTAAATTGCGCAATCGGGAGTACGCAAAAGCCCAGGATCTCTTCAACCGCGTCGGACCAGGCAGCAGCTACTACTTCCAAGCATTATTTAATAAAGGCTTGGCAGAGATGGAAGCCAATCAGCCTGCAATCGCAGTCGGCACTTACAATAAAATGTTAGATGCTAGAAGAAAAGCTCCTGTGACGGATCCAAATCGAGTTGAAGCGCAATTGGCTTTGGCTCGTGCTCTTTATCAAAAACAGGATTGGGAAGCGGCCATCGAAGCTTACTCTCAGGTTCCTCGTGATACAGTGATGTGGCATGATGCGGTGTTTGAACAATCATGGGCAATGCTTCGTGCGGCTCGTTTCCGTTCGGCTTTGAGTAACTTCCAAACATTGCACTCGGCTTACTATGAAGATTTCTATATGCCGGAAAGTCTGCTTCTGCGTTCGATCGTTTACCTCTACATCTGTAAGTACGACGAAATGGAGAAGGTTTTGGGCCTTTTCGAAAAAACTTATGGCCCGGTACGTACAAAAATTGGCGATTTCCTGAAATCATCAGGGGAGCCGACAATGTATTACAACGAAGTTGAAAAAGCTTATTCGATGAAGAATTCAGATAAGACGGCGGCTCTTCGTCTTCCCTACATCGTACTTAAAAATGTTTTGGATCAAGGCGACGTGAAGCGTTCGATTCATTACCTCGAAAAACTGGCGCAAGAGAAGGCGCGTGTTGAGAGCAATTACGCGTTCAAGGCTTCTTCTTTGGGGCAGTACTCCTTGAAGATCATCGCGAATCGCAGCAAAAACACCAAGCTGGCGATAGGCGAGATGGTCAAAGCTCACCTGCAAAACATGCGTGTTGAGTTGCGCGACCTGTATGAGCAAGCTGGATTCATCCGTTACGAGATGATCAACGGTCGCAAAGAAAGCATTAAAAAGAAAATCGCTGGTAAAGATATTGGTGACGGACAAATCGACGAAAAAATCGATCGTCAGTTCTATATTCAAAATGGCTATCAGTACTATCCATTCCAGGGTGAGTACTGGCTCGATGAAGTTGGAAACTACCACTACCTTGGAAAACAGAGTTGCGAGTAA
- a CDS encoding outer membrane beta-barrel domain-containing protein, with product MLNKSLLTALLLLSFAAPGVVKAQTQKAEGDDLDVIELELDKAAPGKQAPANAAPSYSSEETPQESAPLTDFKGLGTLAPFKEISIVQKRYMPKTGRFQLFGGVTTVTNDPFFNTFGGVAKAAYFLNETWGLELNYFGLTTSERQSTKELQDNNNVKTESLAYPKSYIGVDVMYVPIYGKMTWFNERILPFDMYFSAGYGTTNTSTNENSGTIHLATGQMFALTKSVAFRWDFSWNFFNASVVDQNGTKSTNSFNNLFLTVGMSWFFPEASYR from the coding sequence ATGTTGAACAAGAGTCTACTAACAGCTTTGCTCCTTCTTAGTTTTGCAGCTCCTGGGGTTGTGAAGGCGCAGACACAAAAAGCCGAAGGCGATGATCTGGATGTTATTGAGCTGGAGCTTGATAAAGCTGCTCCCGGTAAGCAGGCACCAGCGAATGCTGCTCCTTCTTACTCTTCTGAAGAGACGCCGCAAGAAAGTGCTCCATTGACTGACTTTAAAGGTCTTGGAACTTTGGCGCCGTTTAAAGAAATTTCGATCGTTCAAAAGCGTTACATGCCGAAAACAGGACGCTTTCAGTTATTTGGTGGGGTGACGACTGTCACAAATGACCCTTTCTTCAATACATTTGGCGGAGTGGCGAAGGCTGCTTACTTCTTGAATGAAACTTGGGGCTTGGAGCTGAATTATTTTGGTCTGACTACTTCAGAGCGTCAGTCCACCAAGGAACTTCAAGACAACAATAATGTTAAAACCGAAAGTTTGGCTTATCCGAAGTCTTATATCGGTGTGGACGTAATGTATGTTCCTATCTACGGTAAAATGACTTGGTTCAATGAGCGCATCTTGCCATTTGATATGTATTTCTCTGCCGGTTATGGCACGACGAATACTTCAACGAATGAAAATTCAGGCACGATCCATTTGGCGACGGGCCAAATGTTTGCTCTGACTAAGTCAGTGGCCTTCCGCTGGGACTTTAGCTGGAACTTTTTTAATGCCAGCGTGGTCGATCAGAACGGCACCAAATCAACGAATTCATTTAACAACCTCTTCCTTACTGTGGGTATGAGCTGGTTCTTCCCGGAGGCTAGTTACCGATGA
- a CDS encoding outer membrane beta-barrel domain-containing protein, producing the protein MLRNVFKAGIVIICAFLLHNTAFAADVVELPQEELATESVLPVFDKSVSVKNRNIVTAKRWDADIFYSYAMTEPIANVSKLGVAFYYNFNEDHALGFLYAKNFAGLSSYANQLNSQYNLDFSRAPQPLASYMLDYNIKAFYGKMSLTKSLVLNTLLYGSASAGMIQYEHKTYPAIALGLGQKFFFNRNWALRFDLRLYANQAPIPFLGNNQLKPTTQPPPTFDQFQERVTYTTTLDAGLSYLF; encoded by the coding sequence ATGCTAAGAAACGTTTTTAAAGCTGGGATCGTCATTATTTGTGCGTTCCTCTTACACAATACAGCGTTCGCAGCGGATGTCGTCGAACTTCCTCAAGAGGAATTGGCGACGGAGTCTGTTCTTCCGGTATTTGATAAATCTGTCAGTGTGAAGAATAGAAATATTGTCACAGCAAAACGCTGGGATGCGGATATTTTCTATAGCTATGCGATGACGGAACCAATAGCGAACGTCAGTAAGCTGGGTGTGGCGTTTTACTATAATTTCAATGAAGACCATGCATTGGGTTTCTTATACGCCAAAAATTTCGCGGGTCTTTCCAGCTATGCGAATCAGTTGAACAGCCAATATAATTTGGATTTCAGTCGCGCACCACAGCCGTTGGCGAGCTATATGTTGGATTATAATATCAAGGCTTTCTATGGCAAAATGAGTCTGACGAAGTCCTTGGTGTTGAATACACTGCTTTACGGTTCAGCTTCGGCAGGTATGATTCAATACGAGCATAAGACGTATCCGGCAATTGCTTTGGGTTTAGGGCAAAAGTTTTTCTTCAATCGCAATTGGGCGCTGCGCTTTGACCTTCGCTTGTACGCGAATCAAGCGCCGATTCCATTCTTGGGTAACAATCAATTGAAACCAACAACACAACCACCGCCGACTTTTGATCAGTTCCAAGAGCGAGTTACTTACACAACGACCCTTGATGCGGGTTTGTCTTATTTATTTTAA
- a CDS encoding KdsC family phosphatase: protein MKNIKMLVLDVDGVLTDTRLWYDGKEWRRFFSIRDGVGIKRLIDAGYILAVITGTKAEDIRVRVKNLGIQFFYEGALDKEPSFLQLQKESGISPSEMAYIGDDIFDIPMIQEVAFGATVPEAVDEVLEIADYVTRRPGGCGAVREVCDYIYKHGAFSGR from the coding sequence TTGAAAAATATCAAGATGTTAGTCCTCGATGTGGACGGCGTTTTAACTGACACTCGGCTATGGTATGACGGCAAAGAATGGCGCCGTTTTTTTTCTATTCGAGATGGCGTTGGTATCAAACGTTTGATTGATGCTGGTTACATTCTGGCAGTGATCACTGGCACCAAGGCAGAAGACATTCGAGTGCGGGTGAAAAACCTTGGCATTCAATTCTTTTACGAAGGGGCCCTCGACAAGGAACCTTCTTTCTTACAATTACAAAAGGAATCTGGGATCTCTCCGTCGGAAATGGCTTATATCGGCGACGATATTTTTGACATTCCGATGATTCAAGAAGTGGCTTTTGGTGCGACTGTGCCAGAAGCCGTGGATGAGGTTTTGGAAATTGCAGATTACGTGACTCGTCGACCTGGTGGATGCGGGGCGGTCCGAGAAGTTTGTGACTACATCTATAAACATGGGGCCTTTTCAGGTAGGTAA